Within Xanthomonas oryzae pv. oryzae, the genomic segment CGCGCTGCGCTTGGTGCCCAGGAACAGGATGGTGCCGCGCTTCTGCGCGATCGAGGACAGATAGTTCATCGCATCGTTGAAAAGCGGAACCGTCTTTTCGAGGTTGATGATGTGAATCTTGCCGCGTGCGCCGAAGATGTACTGCGCCATGTTGGGGTGCCAGTAACGGCACTGGTGACCGAAGTGGACGCCGGCTTCCAGCATCTGACGCATGGTGACTTGGGGCATTGCAGTAACTCCTGAGAGCGGAATCGCCGTGCGCGGACTGGACTGTTGAGAAGTCCGCACATGGACGCGTGGGCTTGCGAGAGACGCGCACCGACACACGCAAAGATTCCGGGGTTGGGCTTCCCTGTTGCCTCCGCGACGAACCCTGTGTGAGGGCACCCCGGCGCGGATGGCGGCAGCAGGTGTGAATTCGTCGGTGACGTCCGACGTGAACGACGCAATGCGTGAAGACGCAAAACAGCGCGCGGAGTATAGCGGGCCTGGCGGCGTGGTGCAATTGGCCGGAATTGGGAATTGCAAGGTCTAGCTCGCCTGAGCGTTCACCAGTCCATAAATTCACCAGTCCATAAAACGGTCAGCCACCGCAAGGCGCTCTACCAATTCCCGATTCTCAGTTGCCGATGCCCGGCTCTAAAGCCAGCGTGCTCTCGATATCGCTATTGATACGCGCCACGAAGCGGCCGCTGCCTGCGGGCAGGTTGCCCGGTAGGGCCCACTGGCGGGTCTGACCAGGCAGGACATAGCCGGCCAGGTCCTTGCGGATGCTGCGGCGGGTGCCATCCGCGTCGACATAGGCCAGATCGGCCAGGCGTGCGTGGCTGACCCCGGGGTTGTGAATGCGCAGCATGCGGTCGCTGCCATACCCGGCCAAGGTGGCCTGGAGTGCCGGCTGCGGTGCGCTGGCTTGGCTGGACTGTGCGAATACCGGCGTGGAATAGCGCAGCAAGTCGGTCTCGTTGCCGATGGCGTGCTGGGTCACGACGAGACGGTAGCTGTCTTCGGCCTGCGTGGGGCTGGGGCCGAGGCGAATCACCCGCAGCAGCTGCCGGCCTTGCGACGGAATTTCGAAATACGCCGGGCTGACGGTGGCGCCGCTGGCCGGCTCAAGCAGTTCGCGTTCGCCGTCCTGACGCCAGCGGTAGAGCTTGGCATCGGCACGCCACGGCTGCGCGGCCTGGTTGTAGAGCCAGACGGTGGCCTGGTCGCTGTCGGCCGGGATATGCGCGGTGGTGGGCGCGATGGCGATTTCGGCGGCGCGGGCGGTGGCGCTTGCTGTTGCACAGGCCATGACCAAGAGCGAGGTCAGCAGACTGTGAACATGACGGGAGGCGGCCATGCTCAAAACGCGATGGTGGTGAGGCGCGCGCTACTTGCGGGCGTCGGCCCGGCGAGTGCGCTGGCGTCCTGGCCGGTGCTGGCGATTGGAGGCGCTTCACCGCGGCTGGCAGGCTCGGCGATCGCCATCGGCGTGCCCCTGGAGCAACTGACGCGCGGCGGCGTGGTGCGCAGTTCGCAGCCGCTGAGCAGGCGCAGACCGATGTGCAGCGTGGAATTTTCCGGCCCGTGCGCAGTGGTTGCGCTCGCCATAGTAGAGGTTGCTGCGCAAGCGAGAGCTGCCAGGGCCAGGCGCTTCAGGAGGGTGACCAGCGTCATGGAAGCAATCGTTTGCATTGGACGCAACAGATAGCGACGCCCCGGATGCGAACTTTATTAACTGTCAGTAAGTGATCGAGACGGTCACCGTGTCGGTGTAGGCGCCAGCAATGGGCAGTTGTGGAGCCGGCGCGCGGCCGTAGACCGTGACCGTCTGCGTCGTGCCGTTACCGGTGCCGGACAGCGTGTCCACCCCGGTGACGGTGCCCCACCGTGCACTGCGGCCAGCGTTGCTGTAGAGCTCGTAGGTAATGTAATCGGCGCTGCTGGCGTGGCGCATGCGCCGGACGTTGCCGGTGGCGTTGCTGCCGTTGTCCAGCCCGATATTCCAGGCGGTACGGTTGGTGCAGGCCAGGCTGATGGTGGACGTACGATCGATGGCGGTGTCGATGGTGCCGGCGATGCTGCCGAAATCCAGGTCCGTGGTGACATAGGTATTGCAGCGTGCCGGCACGTTGGCCGAGGCGGTGAACGGAAACGCGTTACTGGCAGTCTTGGAGCCGCTGCCGCCAGCTGTGCAGTTGCTCGGCGCCGGCGGCACACCAGTGATGCTTTCGTTGTAGGAATAGCGCAGCACGGTGTCGGCACCGCCAAAAGTACTGGTGTGGTTGCCGACCGACAGGATCTGGCTGGCCGGAATTCGCCCATACATGGTAATGGTGGCCGTCTGTGAGCCGCCGATGATCAGCGGGACGTTATAGGACAGTGTCAATGTGCGTGGCGAGGGCGCCGCTGACCCGGTGGCGCCCCAGATCTGCGTGCGCGTCGCCTCGCTGTAGATCTGGAAGTCCAGCCCGTCGCTGGTGGAGTTGAGCATGCGGCGTGGTGCATAGATGCCGCTGCTGGCACTGCCCGGGCCAAGGTCCAGGCAAAGGCTGACTTGTG encodes:
- a CDS encoding fimbrial biogenesis chaperone, with product MAASRHVHSLLTSLLVMACATASATARAAEIAIAPTTAHIPADSDQATVWLYNQAAQPWRADAKLYRWRQDGERELLEPASGATVSPAYFEIPSQGRQLLRVIRLGPSPTQAEDSYRLVVTQHAIGNETDLLRYSTPVFAQSSQASAPQPALQATLAGYGSDRMLRIHNPGVSHARLADLAYVDADGTRRSIRKDLAGYVLPGQTRQWALPGNLPAGSGRFVARINSDIESTLALEPGIGN
- a CDS encoding Csu type fimbrial protein, whose translation is MSMSTLWRLALALTIAIVWLAPSERAHADTTCTVTLGTPLAFGNVAVNGTTDAVATLNVSCATAALSVLGSAQVSLCLDLGPGSASSGIYAPRRMLNSTSDGLDFQIYSEATRTQIWGATGSAAPSPRTLTLSYNVPLIIGGSQTATITMYGRIPASQILSVGNHTSTFGGADTVLRYSYNESITGVPPAPSNCTAGGSGSKTASNAFPFTASANVPARCNTYVTTDLDFGSIAGTIDTAIDRTSTISLACTNRTAWNIGLDNGSNATGNVRRMRHASSADYITYELYSNAGRSARWGTVTGVDTLSGTGNGTTQTVTVYGRAPAPQLPIAGAYTDTVTVSITY